In Heptranchias perlo isolate sHepPer1 unplaced genomic scaffold, sHepPer1.hap1 HAP1_SCAFFOLD_122, whole genome shotgun sequence, the following are encoded in one genomic region:
- the LOC137308170 gene encoding histone H1-like has protein sequence MTDTAAAETAAPAAAAQTNAPKKKKAVLRPKTAGPSLGEQILKIVADWKDRKGISLAAIKKAKVGKKVKKQVTKKSPGKKPAVKKTGVKKLTAKKSAVKKSTTKKAAKSPIKKKAAAKKPKPPKTVKAKKVQKPRAKPKQKSAKPKKAAGKKK, from the exons ATGACAGAtactgcagccgccgaaacggcaGCTCCCGCCGCCGCTGCTCAAACCAATGCTccgaagaagaagaaggcggttctCCGACCCAAGACAGCCGGTCCCAGTTTGGgagaacagatcctcaagattgtggcggattggaaggatcgcaaggggatatccctggccgcgataaagaag gcaaaagtgggaaagaaggtgaagaaacaagtgaccaagaaatctcccggaaagaaaccagcggtcaaAAAAACAGGCgtcaagaaattaacggccaagaaatcagcggtcaagaaatcgaccacaAAGAAGGCGGCGAAATccccaattaagaagaaagcggcggctaAGAAGCCCAAACCCCCCAAGACAGTAAAggcgaagaaggtgcaaaaaccgagggccaagcccaagcaGAAGTCAGCAAAGCCgaagaaagcagcgggcaaaaagaagtaa
- the LOC137308151 gene encoding histone H4 — translation MSGRGKGGKGLGKGGAKRHRKVLRDNIQGITKPAIRRLARRGGVKRISGLIYEETRGVLKVFLENVIRDAVTYTEHAKRKTVTAMDVVYALKRQGRTLYGFGG, via the coding sequence atgtctggcagaggtaaaggaggcaaaggactgggcaaaggtggCGCCAAGCGGCACCGCAAAgttcttcgtgataacatccagggtatcaccaaaccagccatccgccgcttggctcgccgtggcggtgtgaagcggatctcgggtctgatctacgaggaaacccgcggtgtactgaaggttttcctggagaatgtgatcagggacgcggtcacctacactgaacacgccaagcgcaagacggtcactgccatggatgtggtgtacgctctgaaacggcagggccgcaccctctatggattcggcggctga